A single window of Nocardioides kongjuensis DNA harbors:
- a CDS encoding M3 family metallopeptidase — protein MTTDALLGISDLPHQLPRFEDIDDGDYAPAIEAAMAEQLAAVAAITADPAAPTFANTLVPLELSGTTLARVLRVFWNKASADANPDIDAVRAAFAPRLAAHSDAILLDPALWVRLQEVYADRAALDPESAYLVERYVTELRLAGAALGEDDKARLRELNERISSQETAFELALQADSNDLAVVVDDPATLDGLTPGELSAAAAAAQARGLDGRHLLTLVLPTAHPHLASLTDRDLRRRLSEAQRSRGSRGGPHDTRATALDILRLRSERARLLGFENHAAAVTADNTAGSPQAVRSLLERLAVPAARNARAEQDAMSDLAGFPVEPWDWPFYAERVRSARYDVDLAALRPWFEAERVLRDGVFFAAGRLYGLTFEERPDLPGYHPDVRVFEVSRDGTPIGLYLLDLYTRDTKRGGAWMSSFVTQSGLLGVDTSVVVNNLNVPKPAAGEATLLTWDETRTLFHEFGHALHGLLARATYPKFGGTAVFRDFVEYPSQVNEMWLLWPEVLASYAVHHETGEPIPGDVVERLRAAETFNEGFATSEYLAAALIDLAWHELGPDEVPTSVEEVAAFEQRALAAAGLDNPAVPARYSTPYFAHSFSSGYASAYYSYIWSEVLDADTVAWFGESGGLTRENGEAYLRHVIGIGGTRDPLESYEEWRGRPAPIEPLLARRGLA, from the coding sequence GTGACGACGGACGCACTTCTCGGGATCAGCGACCTTCCCCACCAGCTGCCGCGGTTCGAGGACATCGACGACGGCGACTACGCCCCGGCGATCGAGGCCGCCATGGCCGAGCAGCTCGCCGCGGTCGCCGCGATCACCGCGGACCCGGCGGCGCCGACCTTCGCCAACACGCTGGTCCCGCTCGAGCTGAGCGGGACCACGCTGGCGCGGGTGCTGCGCGTGTTCTGGAACAAGGCCAGCGCCGACGCCAACCCCGACATCGACGCGGTCCGCGCCGCGTTCGCGCCCCGGCTCGCCGCGCACAGCGACGCGATCCTGCTCGACCCGGCGCTGTGGGTCCGCCTCCAGGAGGTGTACGCCGACCGCGCGGCCCTGGACCCGGAGTCGGCGTACCTCGTCGAGCGCTACGTCACCGAGCTCCGGTTGGCCGGAGCCGCCCTCGGCGAGGACGACAAGGCGCGGCTGCGCGAGCTCAACGAGCGGATCTCCAGCCAGGAGACGGCCTTCGAGCTGGCGCTGCAGGCCGACAGCAACGACCTCGCCGTCGTCGTCGACGACCCGGCGACGCTGGACGGGCTGACGCCGGGGGAGCTGTCCGCTGCGGCCGCCGCGGCGCAGGCGAGGGGCCTCGACGGGCGCCACCTGCTGACCCTGGTGCTGCCCACGGCGCACCCCCACCTCGCCTCGCTCACCGACCGCGACCTGCGCCGACGCCTCTCCGAGGCCCAGCGCAGCCGGGGCAGCCGGGGTGGCCCGCACGACACCCGCGCCACCGCCCTCGACATCCTGCGCCTGCGCTCCGAGCGCGCGCGGCTGCTCGGCTTCGAGAACCACGCGGCCGCGGTGACCGCCGACAACACCGCCGGCTCGCCGCAGGCGGTGCGCTCCCTGCTCGAGCGGCTCGCCGTCCCTGCTGCCCGCAACGCCCGCGCCGAGCAGGACGCGATGTCCGATCTCGCCGGCTTCCCGGTCGAGCCGTGGGACTGGCCCTTCTACGCCGAGCGGGTCCGCAGTGCGCGCTACGACGTGGACCTGGCCGCACTGCGCCCGTGGTTCGAGGCCGAGCGGGTCCTGCGCGACGGCGTCTTCTTCGCCGCCGGCCGGCTCTACGGGCTCACCTTCGAGGAGCGTCCCGACCTGCCCGGCTACCACCCCGACGTCCGCGTCTTCGAGGTCAGCCGCGACGGTACGCCGATCGGGCTCTACCTGCTCGACCTCTACACCCGCGACACCAAGCGCGGAGGTGCGTGGATGAGCAGCTTCGTCACTCAGTCGGGCCTGCTCGGCGTCGACACCTCCGTCGTCGTCAACAACCTCAACGTGCCCAAGCCGGCCGCGGGGGAGGCGACGCTGTTGACCTGGGACGAGACCCGCACCCTGTTCCACGAGTTCGGCCACGCGCTGCACGGGCTGCTCGCCCGGGCGACGTACCCCAAGTTCGGCGGGACCGCCGTCTTCCGTGACTTCGTCGAGTACCCCTCGCAGGTCAACGAGATGTGGCTGCTGTGGCCCGAGGTCCTCGCCAGCTATGCCGTCCACCACGAGACCGGCGAGCCGATCCCGGGCGACGTCGTCGAGCGGCTGCGCGCCGCCGAGACGTTCAACGAGGGCTTCGCGACGAGCGAGTACCTCGCCGCCGCGCTGATCGACCTCGCCTGGCACGAGCTCGGCCCCGACGAGGTGCCCACGTCGGTCGAGGAGGTCGCCGCCTTCGAGCAGCGTGCCCTCGCCGCCGCCGGGCTCGACAACCCGGCGGTGCCGGCGCGCTACTCCACGCCGTACTTCGCCCACAGCTTCAGCTCCGGCTACGCGTCGGCCTACTACTCCTACATCTGGAGCGAGGTCCTCGACGCGGACACCGTCGCGTGGTTCGGCGAGAGCGGCGGGCTGACCCGCGAGAACGGCGAGGCCTACCTGCGCCACGTCATCGGCATCGGCGGCACCCGCGACCCGCTGGAGTCCTACGAGGAGTGGCGCGGCCGGCCCGCGCCGATCGAGCCGCTGCTCGCCCGGCGCGGGCTGGCCTGA
- a CDS encoding thymidine kinase: MADLIFRTGTMDAGKSTLALQTNHNHAARGRRGRLFTSHDRAGTAMVSSRLGLVADAEEVGPELDFWRYTVDALTQGARIDYFICDEAQFYTAEQIDQLAKVVDELQIDVFCFGILTDFRTRLFPGAARLVELADRTEVLQVEALCWCGKRATHNARTENGVMVTEGEVIVVGDVDPTEHPPVAVDEVDVAYEVLCRQHHRRGMTAARARAVSLSPEPLPFT, encoded by the coding sequence GTGGCCGACCTGATCTTCCGTACCGGGACGATGGACGCCGGCAAGTCGACCCTGGCCCTGCAGACCAACCACAACCACGCCGCCCGCGGGCGGCGGGGCCGGTTGTTCACCAGCCACGACCGCGCCGGCACCGCGATGGTGTCCTCCCGGCTGGGCCTGGTGGCCGACGCCGAGGAGGTCGGCCCCGAGCTCGACTTCTGGCGCTACACGGTCGACGCCCTGACCCAGGGCGCGCGGATCGACTACTTCATCTGCGACGAGGCGCAGTTCTACACCGCCGAGCAGATCGACCAGCTGGCCAAGGTCGTCGACGAGCTGCAGATCGACGTGTTCTGCTTCGGCATCCTCACCGACTTCCGCACCCGCCTGTTCCCCGGCGCGGCCCGCCTGGTCGAGCTGGCCGACCGCACCGAGGTGCTCCAGGTCGAGGCACTGTGCTGGTGCGGCAAGCGCGCCACCCACAACGCCCGCACGGAGAACGGCGTGATGGTCACCGAGGGCGAGGTGATCGTGGTCGGCGACGTCGACCCCACCGAGCACCCGCCGGTCGCGGTGGACGAGGTCGACGTCGCCTACGAGGTCCTGTGCCGCCAGCACCACCGACGCGGCATGACAGCGGCCCGGGCGCGGGCCGTCAGCCTGTCGCCCGAGCCGCTGCCCTTCACCTGA